The following proteins are encoded in a genomic region of Thioclava nitratireducens:
- the hpaH gene encoding 2-oxo-hept-4-ene-1,7-dioate hydratase, which translates to MLSPDQIAQAADELLAAEEARRQIGLLSLRHPEMTLDDAYAIQSAQMARKLAAGRSILGWKIGLTSKVMQAALKIETPDSGVLYDDMLFANGANVPAGRFIQPRIEAEIAFVMKAPLDATADRAAVLAATDYVAPSLEILDTRILRADPATGQARVIVDTVSDNAANAGIVLGEARHDPAKVDLRWTGAILRKDGEVETTGLGAAVLDDPVQGLVWLARRMGQYGQRIEAGQVILSGSFIAPIECPPGTRIEADFGTFGNVAIAFD; encoded by the coding sequence ATGCTGAGCCCCGATCAGATCGCGCAGGCCGCCGACGAGTTGCTGGCCGCCGAAGAGGCGCGCAGACAGATCGGGCTGCTGAGCCTGCGCCATCCGGAGATGACGCTTGACGACGCCTATGCGATCCAGTCGGCGCAGATGGCGCGCAAGCTTGCGGCGGGGCGGTCGATCCTTGGCTGGAAGATCGGTTTGACCTCAAAGGTGATGCAAGCCGCGCTGAAGATCGAGACGCCGGATTCGGGCGTGCTATATGACGATATGCTGTTCGCCAATGGCGCAAACGTGCCCGCGGGCCGTTTCATCCAGCCGCGGATCGAGGCCGAGATCGCCTTCGTGATGAAAGCGCCGCTCGATGCCACGGCGGATCGCGCTGCGGTGCTGGCGGCGACCGATTACGTGGCCCCGTCGCTGGAGATCCTCGACACCCGCATTCTGCGCGCCGATCCCGCGACCGGGCAGGCGCGTGTGATTGTCGATACCGTGTCGGACAACGCGGCGAATGCGGGGATCGTGCTAGGCGAGGCGCGCCACGATCCGGCCAAGGTCGATCTGCGCTGGACCGGTGCGATCCTGCGCAAGGATGGCGAGGTCGAAACGACCGGGCTAGGCGCGGCGGTGCTGGACGATCCGGTGCAGGGTCTGGTCTGGCTCGCGCGGCGAATGGGCCAATACGGCCAGCGGATCGAGGCGGGGCAGGTGATCCTGTCGGGCTCGTTCATCGCGCCGATCGAGTGCCCGCCCGGGACCCGGATCGAGGCCGATTTCGGCACCTTCGGGAACGTCGCTATTGCCTTCGACTGA
- a CDS encoding VOC family protein, which translates to MPIEIDSETAPANKLTDMIECHGLILFTERYEACVEFYQTKLGLPLWYEKPGLTCLRFGDGYLMIETGGRAEVTRKDISQNPVALRFNVSDVKAAASLLEAQGVPVEVKMHDWGTTGAFIDPDGNVCSLKNADDPFFTDEQG; encoded by the coding sequence ATGCCCATCGAAATCGACAGCGAAACCGCGCCCGCGAACAAGTTGACAGACATGATCGAATGTCATGGCCTCATCCTCTTCACCGAACGCTACGAGGCCTGCGTAGAGTTTTATCAAACCAAGCTCGGTCTGCCGCTTTGGTATGAAAAGCCAGGGCTGACCTGCCTTCGCTTCGGCGACGGATATTTGATGATCGAGACCGGCGGACGCGCCGAAGTCACGCGGAAAGACATTTCTCAGAACCCGGTTGCGTTGCGCTTCAACGTCTCAGACGTGAAGGCTGCAGCCAGCCTGCTGGAGGCTCAAGGCGTGCCAGTCGAAGTCAAAATGCACGACTGGGGCACGACCGGCGCGTTCATCGATCCGGACGGCAACGTGTGCAGCCTGAAGAACGCCGACGATCCCTTCTTTACCGACGAGCAAGGGTAA
- a CDS encoding GFA family protein: MDNEVHGKCQCGAVRFRISGEFESFFLCHCGRCRKDSGTAHSANLFSSTAEITWMSGAENIRVFRVPGTQHVKSFCADCGSALPFSQAHDGSLVVPAGSLDSPLEIRPTAHICVSSRANWDNDLASIERHDGLPGRSE, encoded by the coding sequence ATGGATAACGAGGTGCACGGAAAGTGCCAGTGTGGAGCCGTAAGGTTTCGTATATCGGGAGAGTTCGAGAGCTTCTTCCTGTGCCATTGCGGACGCTGCCGCAAAGATAGCGGCACGGCCCATTCCGCGAACCTGTTTTCATCGACTGCTGAGATCACCTGGATGTCCGGGGCGGAAAACATCAGGGTGTTTCGCGTTCCCGGGACACAGCATGTGAAGAGCTTCTGTGCAGACTGCGGGTCGGCGCTGCCGTTCTCTCAAGCGCATGATGGCTCGCTCGTCGTTCCAGCGGGCTCACTCGATAGCCCGCTCGAAATACGACCCACCGCGCATATTTGCGTTTCCAGTCGCGCGAACTGGGACAATGACCTGGCCTCGATCGAAAGGCACGACGGGCTTCCCGGTCGATCCGAGTAG
- a CDS encoding pyridoxal phosphate-dependent decarboxylase family protein, with translation MDAQDFETWSRRAAEWGVKYRETLDARPVRARTTPGEIYRAIPPRPPENGCEMERIFDEFESLIEPGMTHWQHPRFFAYFPSNAAPVSVMAEYLVTAMAAQCMLWQTSPAATELETRMMEWLRDALGLPEAFSGVIQDSASSATLAAVLMMRERTLGWQGNRAGLSQALRLRIYCSDQVHSSIDRAIWIAGIGQDNLVKLPADLRSGALPPEALEAAIRADLAAGYQPAGVIGCVGATSTGACDDIGELVAVAHAHDLLIHVDAAWAGSAMICPEFRTLWAGIEGADSVVFNPHKWLGASFDCSAHFIRDPEMLVRTLAIQPEYLKTHGRDGVVNYSEWSVPLGRRFRALKLWFLLRFHGLEGLRAMIRDHVRWAGMLHDRLAATPGVEIVTAPVLSLFSFRRAGASDDDTISHLSAINDDGRIYLTQTRVGSQLAIRFQAGSFAMREADIDIAYSAILDGLGLSQEGMS, from the coding sequence ATGGATGCTCAGGATTTCGAGACATGGTCGCGGCGCGCGGCGGAATGGGGCGTTAAATATCGCGAAACACTCGATGCCCGCCCGGTGCGCGCGCGCACGACGCCCGGCGAGATCTACCGCGCGATCCCGCCCAGGCCGCCCGAGAACGGCTGCGAAATGGAGCGGATCTTTGACGAGTTCGAGAGCCTGATCGAGCCGGGCATGACCCATTGGCAGCATCCGCGCTTCTTCGCTTACTTTCCCAGCAATGCCGCCCCTGTCTCGGTGATGGCGGAATATCTGGTCACCGCTATGGCCGCGCAATGCATGCTGTGGCAGACCTCTCCGGCCGCGACCGAGCTGGAAACCCGGATGATGGAATGGCTGCGCGACGCGCTGGGGCTGCCCGAGGCGTTCTCGGGCGTCATTCAGGACAGCGCCTCGTCCGCGACGCTGGCGGCGGTCTTGATGATGCGCGAGCGTACGTTGGGCTGGCAGGGAAATCGCGCGGGGCTCAGTCAAGCGCTACGCCTGCGGATCTATTGCTCGGATCAGGTGCATTCCTCCATCGATCGGGCGATCTGGATCGCGGGGATCGGGCAGGACAACCTTGTGAAACTGCCCGCCGATCTGCGTAGTGGCGCGCTCCCGCCCGAAGCGCTGGAGGCGGCGATCCGCGCTGATCTGGCGGCCGGGTATCAGCCCGCCGGGGTAATCGGCTGCGTCGGGGCGACCAGCACCGGGGCCTGCGACGATATTGGCGAGCTGGTTGCGGTCGCGCATGCCCATGATCTGTTGATCCATGTCGATGCGGCCTGGGCGGGTTCCGCAATGATCTGTCCCGAGTTCCGCACGCTTTGGGCCGGGATCGAGGGTGCGGATTCCGTCGTCTTCAATCCGCATAAATGGTTGGGCGCGTCTTTCGACTGCTCGGCCCATTTCATTCGCGACCCCGAGATGCTGGTGCGCACGCTGGCGATCCAGCCCGAGTATCTCAAGACCCATGGTCGCGATGGGGTCGTCAACTATTCCGAATGGTCCGTCCCCCTGGGGCGCCGTTTCCGCGCGCTCAAGCTGTGGTTCCTGCTGCGCTTTCACGGGCTTGAGGGGCTGCGCGCGATGATCCGCGATCACGTTCGCTGGGCGGGGATGCTGCATGACCGGCTGGCTGCAACCCCGGGCGTTGAGATCGTGACCGCCCCGGTGCTGTCGCTGTTCTCGTTTCGCCGCGCGGGCGCATCGGACGACGATACGATCTCGCATCTGAGCGCGATCAACGATGACGGGCGCATCTACCTTACCCAAACGCGGGTCGGCAGCCAGCTTGCGATCCGCTTCCAGGCCGGGTCCTTCGCGATGCGCGAAGCCGATATCGACATCGCCTACAGCGCCATTCTCGATGGCCTGGGACTTTCACAGGAGGGAATGTCATGA
- a CDS encoding sensor histidine kinase — translation MISQPKAMSLRMRLFLVILPPLLLVSILLGWWRFSVGQRTSEELFDRSLLAAALAISRDVAISEGDALSPSTRDIISDAGGGEVFYHVTGPGGIYVTGYAYPPRPETDVPQEKPYYYMAEYRGELVRVMRMHERRTIGNMTGETVVTVWQRASDRRAFARQLAQRAAAVIVVLMVALSLLIWFGVQIGLRPLNDLQAAIEKRSPDDLARIKRPVPKEVMGIVTTLNRLLLQMRRSIETHQAFISDAAHQLRNPASALLALAETLPGVRDPAEREARQQDLIEAARNSARLADQLLSLERLRYEGGDTIEAFDLNTVVEEACRSFGSAALSRDIEFELETSPVPLPVSGDPVLIGEAVRNLLENALHHGGPTMTRIAVRTEQSGGKP, via the coding sequence ATGATCTCGCAGCCCAAGGCCATGTCCTTGCGGATGAGGCTGTTCCTCGTCATCCTCCCGCCGCTCTTGCTGGTCTCGATCCTGTTAGGGTGGTGGCGCTTCTCTGTGGGACAACGAACCTCGGAAGAGCTCTTTGATCGTAGTCTCCTCGCCGCGGCACTGGCAATTTCGCGCGATGTCGCGATCTCTGAGGGCGATGCGCTTTCGCCGAGCACCCGGGATATCATTTCGGACGCAGGCGGCGGCGAAGTCTTTTACCACGTGACCGGACCGGGCGGGATATACGTGACCGGCTACGCCTATCCGCCGCGCCCCGAAACCGACGTGCCGCAGGAGAAGCCCTATTACTATATGGCGGAATATCGCGGCGAACTGGTGCGCGTCATGCGGATGCATGAACGTCGAACGATTGGCAACATGACCGGAGAAACCGTCGTCACGGTCTGGCAACGCGCGAGCGATCGCCGTGCCTTCGCTCGCCAGTTGGCCCAACGGGCGGCAGCCGTCATCGTCGTTCTGATGGTCGCGCTGAGTCTGCTGATCTGGTTCGGTGTCCAGATCGGTCTCCGGCCTCTCAACGATCTTCAGGCCGCGATCGAGAAACGCTCGCCCGATGATCTCGCCCGCATCAAACGCCCAGTGCCTAAAGAAGTCATGGGAATCGTTACGACTCTCAACAGGCTGCTGCTGCAGATGCGTCGAAGTATAGAAACCCATCAAGCCTTCATTTCCGATGCGGCCCATCAGCTTCGCAATCCTGCTTCCGCCCTCCTCGCACTGGCCGAGACTCTGCCGGGCGTGCGCGATCCAGCCGAACGCGAGGCGCGCCAGCAGGATCTAATCGAGGCGGCGCGCAACTCCGCCCGACTGGCGGACCAACTCCTCTCCCTCGAGCGGCTTCGCTACGAAGGCGGGGACACCATTGAGGCGTTCGACCTGAATACGGTCGTGGAAGAGGCCTGCCGCAGCTTTGGCTCCGCGGCGCTTTCGCGTGACATCGAATTCGAACTCGAAACGTCCCCCGTGCCCCTTCCCGTGAGCGGCGACCCTGTTCTGATCGGTGAGGCGGTGCGGAACTTGCTGGAGAACGCCCTTCACCACGGCGGCCCGACAATGACCCGTATCGCGGTGAGAACGGAACAATCCGGGGGGAAGCCATAA
- the soxR gene encoding redox-sensitive transcriptional activator SoxR, producing the protein METTLTINQISRRSGIASSALRYYEERGLISSERAGSGHRRFPRHVLRRLAFITFAQTLGMTLEEIKTELDKLPTDHVPTGEDWAALSEKWTHRVDEQIAQLQRLRKTLTACIGCGCLSLKSCEMFNPKDELRQRGTGPRKWIEDI; encoded by the coding sequence ATGGAAACGACGCTGACCATCAATCAAATTTCACGCCGCAGCGGCATCGCCTCCTCGGCGCTGCGCTATTACGAGGAGCGCGGGCTCATTTCGTCCGAGCGGGCTGGCTCCGGGCACAGACGCTTCCCACGCCACGTTCTGCGGCGCCTCGCCTTTATCACTTTCGCTCAGACCCTCGGCATGACGCTTGAAGAGATAAAAACCGAACTCGACAAGCTGCCGACAGACCATGTTCCGACCGGGGAAGACTGGGCGGCGCTGTCAGAGAAGTGGACGCACCGGGTCGACGAGCAGATTGCCCAACTTCAGCGCCTGCGAAAGACTCTGACCGCTTGCATCGGCTGCGGCTGCCTCTCCTTGAAATCCTGCGAGATGTTCAATCCCAAGGATGAGCTGCGTCAGCGTGGAACGGGCCCACGAAAGTGGATCGAGGATATCTGA
- a CDS encoding HpcH/HpaI aldolase family protein → MVDLPRNSFKAALKAFEVQRGCWCTMSDPLATELIAGCGYDWMMFDTEHSALDARSVLPLLQAVAPYPLSPIVRPGSLDAAEIKKILDLGAQTILVPMVHDAEMARAAVAAVEYPPRGMRGVSGMNRATRFATVPGYHKVAREEICLVVQIESVEGLSNLEEIAAVPGVDGIFVGPADLAASLGHPGEPSHPETTAAVLDAITRIRAAGLPPGILTTDDEVYQRALEAGAVFVSRDIDLIALRKGLTLG, encoded by the coding sequence ATGGTCGATCTGCCAAGGAATTCGTTCAAAGCCGCGCTGAAAGCCTTCGAGGTCCAGCGGGGCTGTTGGTGCACGATGAGCGATCCGCTCGCCACCGAGCTGATCGCCGGCTGCGGTTACGACTGGATGATGTTCGACACCGAGCATTCGGCGCTCGACGCGCGCAGTGTTTTGCCGCTGCTGCAGGCGGTGGCCCCGTATCCTCTCTCGCCGATCGTGCGGCCCGGCTCTCTCGACGCGGCGGAGATCAAGAAAATCCTCGACCTCGGCGCGCAGACGATCCTCGTGCCGATGGTGCACGACGCAGAGATGGCGCGCGCTGCGGTGGCGGCGGTCGAATATCCGCCGCGGGGCATGCGTGGGGTCTCCGGCATGAACCGCGCCACGCGCTTCGCGACGGTCCCGGGCTATCACAAGGTCGCACGTGAAGAGATCTGTCTTGTCGTACAGATCGAGAGCGTCGAGGGCCTCTCCAATCTCGAAGAGATCGCGGCCGTGCCCGGGGTTGACGGAATCTTCGTCGGACCTGCGGATCTGGCCGCCTCGCTTGGGCACCCGGGCGAGCCTTCGCACCCCGAGACTACTGCGGCGGTGCTAGATGCGATCACGCGCATCCGCGCCGCGGGCCTGCCGCCGGGCATCCTGACCACCGACGACGAGGTCTATCAGCGTGCGCTCGAGGCCGGCGCCGTTTTCGTCTCCCGTGACATTGACCTGATCGCACTGCGCAAGGGGCTCACCCTTGGGTAA
- a CDS encoding sensor histidine kinase — MQDDGVGIPLDQEETAFRRFSQLRNGQGTGLGLAIVEQILHRHKGEVRLAPCDRGTRVRLTLPLAACLPGDC, encoded by the coding sequence GTGCAAGACGACGGAGTCGGCATCCCGCTCGATCAAGAAGAGACCGCATTTAGGCGCTTCTCCCAGCTTAGGAACGGGCAAGGCACCGGTCTTGGTCTCGCGATCGTCGAACAGATTTTGCACCGCCACAAAGGGGAGGTGAGACTAGCCCCCTGCGACCGCGGAACTCGTGTTCGACTGACGCTTCCGCTTGCCGCGTGTCTCCCGGGCGACTGTTGA
- a CDS encoding response regulator transcription factor, giving the protein MRIAVIEDNEALSRAIAFRLRDRGHAVDLLHDGLEADRFLAQEGADLIVLDLNLPGMDGIEVLRALRRRGDGAPVILLTARSETAERVAGLDAGADDYLTKPFEMDELEARLRAMARRKNLEFMERDTFGPLVFDRTSRQLMHDETPLEIPRKEIATLECLLERRGRIVSKSALITHVYGTGSDAEESAIEPHVSRLRKRLEPYGIKIKTARGLGYMLEVEAS; this is encoded by the coding sequence ATGCGCATCGCCGTCATCGAAGATAACGAGGCTCTGTCCCGCGCCATCGCCTTCCGCCTGCGGGATCGCGGCCATGCCGTGGACCTTCTGCATGACGGGCTCGAGGCCGACCGTTTCCTCGCGCAGGAAGGCGCGGATCTGATCGTTCTGGATCTGAATTTACCGGGGATGGACGGGATCGAGGTGTTGCGGGCGCTGCGCAGGCGCGGCGACGGGGCGCCGGTGATCCTGCTGACCGCGCGCTCTGAAACGGCCGAGCGGGTTGCCGGGCTGGATGCAGGGGCGGATGACTACCTCACCAAACCCTTCGAGATGGATGAACTGGAAGCCCGGTTGCGGGCGATGGCACGACGCAAGAACCTCGAATTCATGGAGCGCGACACGTTCGGTCCGCTCGTCTTCGACCGCACCAGCCGTCAGTTGATGCATGACGAAACTCCGCTCGAAATTCCGCGCAAGGAGATCGCCACGCTGGAATGTCTCCTCGAACGGCGCGGACGGATCGTCTCCAAATCGGCATTGATCACGCATGTCTACGGCACCGGCTCGGATGCCGAGGAAAGCGCGATCGAACCGCATGTCTCGCGACTGCGCAAACGACTTGAGCCATACGGAATCAAGATCAAGACGGCTCGAGGCCTGGGCTACATGCTCGAGGTGGAAGCTTCATGA
- a CDS encoding fumarylacetoacetate hydrolase family protein: MTLTLPRIAAFRTVGTDRYGVVQDGGIVDLTPEFGARFATLQQVVEAGALEEVIAAAEGRAPDYRADEVEFLIPMAAPEKLICIGVNFPDRNAEYKDGQAAPPYPSMFIRFPRSFTGHGQPLIRPPESSQLDYEGEVAIVIGKAGRRIAKEDAYDHIAALTLCNEGTIRDWVRHAKFNVTQGKNWDRSGAMGPWLVPFREAAQLDDIELTTRVNGEIRQKDRTGRMIFDFRYIVNYVSTFTTLAPGDVIVCGTPTGAGARFDPPIWLQPGDVIEVEAEGIGLLRNSVADEPTC, from the coding sequence ATGACGCTGACACTGCCGCGCATCGCGGCGTTTCGCACCGTTGGCACGGATCGCTACGGCGTGGTGCAGGATGGCGGCATCGTCGATCTGACGCCGGAGTTCGGCGCGCGGTTCGCGACCCTGCAGCAGGTCGTCGAGGCCGGCGCGCTGGAAGAGGTGATCGCGGCGGCGGAGGGCCGCGCGCCTGATTACCGCGCCGACGAGGTCGAGTTCCTGATCCCGATGGCCGCGCCTGAAAAGCTGATCTGCATCGGGGTGAACTTTCCCGACCGCAACGCGGAATACAAGGACGGGCAGGCCGCGCCGCCTTATCCCTCGATGTTCATCCGCTTCCCGCGCAGCTTCACCGGGCATGGCCAGCCGCTGATCCGTCCGCCGGAAAGCTCGCAACTCGATTACGAGGGCGAGGTGGCGATCGTGATCGGCAAGGCGGGTCGCCGGATCGCGAAGGAAGACGCCTACGATCACATCGCCGCGCTGACCCTGTGCAACGAGGGCACGATCCGCGACTGGGTGCGCCATGCGAAATTCAACGTGACCCAGGGCAAGAACTGGGACCGCTCCGGCGCGATGGGCCCGTGGCTGGTGCCGTTCCGCGAGGCCGCGCAACTGGACGACATCGAGCTAACCACCCGCGTCAATGGCGAGATCAGGCAAAAAGACCGCACAGGCCGGATGATCTTCGATTTCCGCTATATCGTGAATTACGTGTCCACCTTCACGACGCTGGCGCCAGGCGACGTGATCGTGTGTGGCACGCCGACCGGGGCGGGAGCGCGGTTCGATCCGCCGATCTGGCTGCAACCGGGCGACGTGATCGAGGTCGAGGCCGAAGGCATCGGCTTGTTGCGCAACTCCGTCGCGGATGAGCCAACATGCTGA
- a CDS encoding FCD domain-containing protein, which yields MQRRPVSFLAALSAHCDALEVAASRSEFALAVLDLHRQILHLSGNRFLESLCDPLQTALYSLLASETEDQKR from the coding sequence ATGCAGCGGCGCCCGGTTTCCTTTCTGGCCGCCTTGTCGGCGCATTGCGATGCGTTGGAGGTTGCCGCGAGCCGCAGTGAGTTCGCGCTCGCGGTTCTCGATCTCCATCGCCAGATCCTGCATCTGTCCGGTAACCGTTTTCTCGAGTCGCTCTGCGATCCCCTGCAGACCGCGCTCTATTCGCTCTTGGCGAGCGAGACCGAGGACCAGAAGCGCTGA
- the hpaD gene encoding 3,4-dihydroxyphenylacetate 2,3-dioxygenase has protein sequence MPIPAPNLYPPFNIIRLSHVVFGVTDLAASRAFYVDTLGLQVTDEDDRHIFLRAMEERGHHSVVLVKTPEANVRSLAFKLFDEGELDKAHDWFEAEGHSVEWVERPYQGRTLRTHDCFGMPIEFYFRMDRLEPIHQKYALYHGVKPLRIDHFNCFASDVDKAVEFYNRIGFRVTEYTEDEESGRLWAAWTHRKGGVHDIAFTNGLGPRLHHTAFWVPTPLNIIDLLDLMSTTGYVANIERGPGRHGISNAFFLYILDPDGHRIEIYCSDYQTVDPDLEAIRWDLKDPQRQTLWGAPAPRSWFEHGSRFQDVEPVASDMKATPIIAP, from the coding sequence ATGCCCATTCCGGCCCCGAACCTGTATCCACCGTTCAACATCATCCGTCTCAGCCATGTCGTCTTCGGCGTGACCGATCTGGCCGCCAGCCGCGCCTTCTATGTCGATACGCTTGGGCTTCAGGTGACCGACGAGGACGATCGTCATATCTTCCTGCGTGCGATGGAAGAGCGCGGGCATCACTCGGTCGTGCTGGTCAAGACTCCCGAGGCCAATGTGCGCTCGCTCGCATTCAAGCTGTTCGACGAGGGCGAGCTGGACAAGGCGCATGACTGGTTCGAGGCCGAGGGTCATTCGGTCGAATGGGTCGAGCGCCCTTATCAAGGCCGCACCCTGCGCACCCATGACTGTTTCGGCATGCCGATCGAGTTCTATTTCCGGATGGACCGGCTGGAGCCGATCCACCAGAAATACGCGCTCTATCACGGCGTCAAACCGCTCCGGATCGACCATTTCAACTGCTTTGCCAGCGATGTCGACAAGGCGGTCGAGTTTTACAATCGCATCGGTTTCCGCGTCACCGAATATACCGAGGACGAAGAGAGCGGGCGGCTTTGGGCGGCATGGACCCATCGCAAGGGCGGGGTGCATGACATCGCCTTCACGAATGGGCTTGGCCCGCGTTTGCATCACACCGCGTTCTGGGTGCCGACGCCGCTCAACATCATCGATCTGCTCGACCTGATGTCGACCACCGGCTATGTCGCCAATATCGAGCGCGGACCGGGCCGCCACGGCATTTCGAACGCGTTCTTCCTGTATATCCTCGATCCCGATGGTCACCGGATCGAGATCTACTGCTCGGATTATCAGACCGTCGATCCCGATCTCGAGGCGATCCGCTGGGATCTGAAGGACCCGCAGCGTCAGACGCTGTGGGGGGCGCCCGCTCCGCGCTCGTGGTTCGAGCATGGCTCGCGGTTTCAGGATGTCGAGCCGGTCGCCAGCGACATGAAGGCCACTCCGATCATCGCGCCGTGA